Proteins co-encoded in one Ruegeria pomeroyi DSS-3 genomic window:
- the dnaA gene encoding chromosomal replication initiator protein DnaA: MTQEKWGLLCQKLLKTVGQNNFTTWIEPLEFQALENGVAVFTVPTNFMGNYVSQNFSDLILYELNNAGEAVQRLAFRVAANSPMRPARAARPAAAAAAAAAAVEAPQVSAPRATDTSDVLDGLQAAPLDPRFTFDSFVVGKPNELAHAAARRVSEGGPVTFNPLVLYGGVGLGKTHLMHAIAWELKVKRPELNVLYLSAEQFMYRFVQALRERRMMDFKHLFRSVDVLMVDDVQFIAGKDSTQEEFFHTFNALVDQNKQIIISADRAPGEIKDLEDRVKSRLQCGLVVDLHPTDYELRLGILQTKVQMYRTTYPDLVIADGVLEFLAHRISTNVRVLEGALTRLFAFASLVGREIDMELTQDCLADVLRASERKITVEEIQRKVSDYYNIRLSDIIGPKRLRSYARPRQVAMYLCKQLTSRSLPEIGRRFGGRDHTTVMHGVKRIEELKLTDGQIAEDVEMLRRALEA; this comes from the coding sequence ATGACACAAGAAAAATGGGGACTGCTATGTCAGAAATTGCTCAAGACGGTGGGGCAGAACAATTTCACGACCTGGATCGAGCCGCTTGAGTTTCAGGCTCTTGAGAATGGGGTCGCGGTCTTTACGGTTCCGACCAATTTCATGGGGAACTATGTCAGCCAGAACTTCTCGGACCTGATCCTCTATGAATTGAACAATGCCGGAGAGGCGGTTCAGAGACTCGCCTTTCGGGTGGCTGCGAATTCTCCCATGCGGCCAGCCCGCGCGGCCAGACCCGCTGCCGCTGCCGCTGCCGCTGCCGCGGCGGTGGAGGCGCCGCAAGTCTCGGCCCCGCGTGCGACCGATACAAGCGACGTGCTGGACGGCCTCCAGGCGGCGCCGCTGGACCCGCGCTTTACCTTTGACAGTTTTGTCGTGGGCAAACCCAACGAGCTGGCCCATGCCGCTGCGCGTCGGGTGTCCGAGGGAGGGCCGGTCACCTTCAATCCACTGGTCCTTTATGGTGGCGTCGGTCTGGGTAAGACCCACCTGATGCATGCCATCGCCTGGGAATTGAAGGTCAAGCGCCCCGAGCTGAACGTGCTTTACCTGTCGGCGGAACAGTTCATGTACCGGTTCGTGCAGGCGCTGCGCGAGCGCCGGATGATGGATTTCAAGCATCTGTTCCGCTCGGTCGATGTGCTGATGGTGGATGATGTGCAGTTCATCGCCGGCAAGGACAGCACCCAGGAAGAGTTCTTTCACACCTTCAATGCGCTGGTGGACCAGAACAAGCAGATCATCATTTCGGCCGACCGCGCGCCGGGCGAGATCAAGGATCTCGAGGACCGGGTGAAATCGCGCCTGCAATGCGGTCTGGTGGTGGATCTGCATCCCACCGATTACGAACTGCGCCTGGGTATCCTGCAAACCAAGGTGCAGATGTACCGCACCACCTATCCCGATCTGGTCATCGCGGATGGGGTGCTGGAATTCCTGGCGCATCGGATCTCGACCAATGTGCGCGTGCTTGAAGGGGCGCTGACCCGTCTCTTTGCCTTTGCCTCGCTGGTCGGGCGCGAGATCGACATGGAACTGACCCAGGATTGCCTGGCCGATGTCCTGCGCGCCTCGGAGCGCAAGATCACGGTCGAGGAGATCCAGCGCAAGGTTTCGGATTACTACAACATCCGCCTGAGCGATATCATCGGTCCGAAACGTCTGCGTTCCTACGCGCGGCCGCGGCAGGTGGCGATGTATCTGTGCAAGCAGCTGACCAGCCGGTCGCTGCCTGAGATTGGGCGA